The proteins below come from a single Mycolicibacterium sp. TY81 genomic window:
- the hsaA gene encoding 3-hydroxy-9,10-secoandrosta-1,3,5(10)-triene-9,17-dione monooxygenase oxygenase subunit, giving the protein MTSIEQLDVQAVLAGIDDLLPVLRERAQLTEDLRQVPQESIDSLNEIGFFKLLQPAQWDGLQADPTVFYEAVRRIASACGSTGWVASIIGVHNWHLALFDQQAQEDVWGEDSTVRISSSYAPMGAGVVTETGDGYIVNGAWNWSSGSEHATWAFLGGPVIKDGRPVDFGSFLIPRTEYTIDDVWNVVGLRGTGSNTVVVKDVFVPRHRFLSYKSMNDGTAGGFLTNTAPVYKMPWGTVHPTTISAPIVGMAYGAYEAHVEHQGKRVRAAFAGEKSKDDPFAKVRIAEAASDIDAAWRQLIGNVADEYALLVAGKEIPFELRARARRDQVRATGRAIASVDRLFEAAGATALANGTPLQRFWRDAHAGRVHAANEPERAYLIFGNNEFGLPPADTMV; this is encoded by the coding sequence GTGACGTCAATTGAACAACTCGACGTGCAGGCCGTGCTGGCCGGCATCGACGACCTGCTGCCGGTGCTGCGCGAACGCGCACAGCTGACCGAGGACCTGCGCCAGGTGCCGCAGGAGTCTATCGACAGTCTGAACGAGATCGGCTTCTTCAAACTGCTGCAGCCCGCCCAGTGGGACGGCCTCCAGGCCGACCCCACCGTGTTCTACGAGGCGGTCCGCCGCATCGCCAGCGCCTGCGGTTCGACCGGCTGGGTCGCGTCGATCATCGGCGTGCACAACTGGCACTTGGCGCTGTTCGATCAGCAGGCCCAAGAAGACGTCTGGGGCGAGGACTCGACCGTCCGCATCTCCTCGTCCTACGCCCCGATGGGCGCGGGCGTGGTGACCGAGACCGGCGACGGCTACATCGTCAACGGCGCCTGGAACTGGTCCTCCGGTTCCGAGCACGCCACCTGGGCGTTCCTCGGTGGGCCCGTGATCAAGGACGGCCGCCCGGTCGACTTCGGCAGCTTCCTGATCCCGCGCACCGAGTACACCATCGACGACGTGTGGAACGTGGTCGGCCTGCGCGGCACCGGCAGCAACACGGTCGTCGTCAAGGACGTGTTCGTGCCCCGCCACCGGTTCCTGTCGTACAAGTCGATGAACGACGGCACCGCGGGCGGCTTCCTGACCAACACCGCCCCGGTCTACAAGATGCCGTGGGGCACCGTGCACCCCACCACCATCTCGGCCCCGATCGTCGGTATGGCCTACGGCGCCTACGAGGCGCACGTCGAGCACCAGGGCAAGCGTGTCCGTGCCGCGTTCGCCGGTGAGAAGTCGAAGGACGACCCGTTCGCCAAGGTCCGCATCGCCGAGGCCGCCAGCGACATCGACGCCGCCTGGCGTCAGCTGATCGGCAACGTCGCGGACGAGTACGCCCTGCTGGTCGCCGGCAAGGAGATCCCGTTCGAGCTGCGTGCCCGCGCCCGTCGTGACCAGGTGCGCGCCACCGGTCGCGCCATCGCGTCCGTCGACCGCCTCTTCGAGGCCGCCGGCGCCACCGCCCTGGCCAACGGCACGCCGCTGCAGCGCTTCTGGCGTGACGCCCACGCCGGTCGTGTGCACGCCGCCAACGAGCCCGAGCGCGCCTACCTGATCTTCGGCAACAACGAA
- a CDS encoding ferredoxin--NADP reductase, with translation MVVDEPLGSHVLELVVADVVAETNDARVLVFKAPDGPNDAAIPPERLKYSPGQFLTLRVPSTRTGSVARCYSLCSSPHADEALTVAVKRTADGYASNWLCDNAHVGMRMHVLAPSGTFVPKNLDTDFLLLAGGSGITPMLSILKSALSEGTGKVTLFYANRDEKSVIFGKALRELTSLYPDRLSIVHWLESVQGLPNPTILATQLAPYTTRETFICGPAPFMAAAEEALLKSGADRNNVHLEVFQSLDSDPFAAVVLAEDDSDEGPATAIVTLDGETHELQWPRKAVLLDVLLDKGLDAPFSCREGHCGACAVLMKKGDVDMAINDVLEPSDLEEGLILGCQAVPKTDSVEVTYDE, from the coding sequence ATGGTTGTGGACGAGCCGCTGGGCAGCCACGTACTGGAACTTGTGGTGGCCGATGTCGTCGCCGAGACCAACGACGCCCGCGTGTTGGTGTTCAAGGCGCCTGACGGCCCCAATGACGCTGCCATCCCTCCCGAACGCCTCAAATACTCCCCTGGTCAGTTCCTGACCCTGCGCGTCCCGAGCACCCGTACCGGATCGGTCGCCCGCTGCTACTCGCTGTGCAGCTCGCCGCACGCCGATGAGGCGCTCACCGTCGCGGTCAAGCGCACCGCGGACGGCTACGCGTCGAACTGGCTGTGCGACAACGCGCATGTCGGCATGCGGATGCACGTCCTGGCACCGTCCGGCACGTTCGTCCCCAAGAACCTCGACACCGACTTCCTGCTGCTGGCCGGCGGTAGCGGCATCACCCCGATGCTGTCGATCCTCAAGTCCGCGCTGTCGGAGGGCACAGGCAAGGTGACGCTGTTCTACGCCAACCGCGACGAGAAGTCGGTGATCTTCGGGAAGGCGCTGCGCGAACTGACGTCGCTGTACCCCGACCGGCTGTCCATCGTGCACTGGCTGGAGTCGGTGCAGGGCCTGCCCAACCCGACCATCCTGGCCACGCAACTGGCGCCGTACACCACGCGCGAGACCTTCATCTGTGGCCCGGCCCCCTTCATGGCCGCCGCCGAAGAGGCGCTGCTCAAGTCCGGCGCCGACAGGAACAATGTCCACCTCGAGGTGTTCCAGTCACTGGACTCCGACCCGTTCGCCGCTGTCGTGCTCGCCGAAGATGACAGCGATGAGGGCCCGGCCACCGCAATCGTCACGCTCGACGGCGAGACGCACGAGTTGCAGTGGCCGCGCAAGGCCGTGCTGCTCGATGTGCTGCTCGACAAGGGACTGGACGCACCGTTCTCCTGCCGCGAGGGGCACTGCGGGGCATGTGCGGTGCTCATGAAGAAGGGCGACGTCGACATGGCGATCAACGACGTGCTGGAGCCGTCCGACCTCGAAGAGGGCCTCATCCTCGGTTGCCAGGCGGTGCCCAAGACGGATTCCGTCGAAGTCACCTACGACGAGTAG
- a CDS encoding MarR family winged helix-turn-helix transcriptional regulator, which produces MVSKHRSPAGKRRAYFQLQTVAQRLRTTADRLFAEEAGITTAQAAALMLIENHAGCRQSLIAAQLGQRESAVTAMVSRLETAGFVERRASQSDGRAWELWPTDAGADALRRLEAALATVNGYIDEAIGPDAVDGVVDALQRLSDLLDDR; this is translated from the coding sequence GTGGTTTCGAAACACAGGTCACCGGCAGGCAAGCGGCGGGCGTACTTCCAGCTGCAGACCGTCGCGCAGCGGCTGCGCACCACGGCCGACCGGCTGTTCGCCGAGGAAGCCGGCATCACAACGGCACAGGCCGCCGCACTCATGCTCATCGAGAACCACGCTGGGTGTCGCCAGTCGCTCATCGCGGCACAACTCGGACAGCGGGAGTCCGCCGTCACGGCGATGGTGAGCCGGCTCGAGACGGCGGGATTCGTCGAGCGCAGAGCCAGTCAGAGTGATGGCCGCGCCTGGGAGCTCTGGCCGACCGACGCCGGTGCCGACGCGCTGCGCCGACTAGAGGCCGCCCTGGCAACGGTCAACGGGTACATCGACGAGGCCATCGGGCCCGACGCGGTTGACGGTGTCGTCGACGCACTGCAACGGCTGAGTGATCTGCTCGACGATCGATAG
- a CDS encoding amidohydrolase family protein, protein MTRVIDAWSQQPNELFMRQPWLRPLLRWTRQEDLPALPIDVTLKAMDDAGVEKSLLCAWVGPHGALIDNDETAAHVRAHPDRFAGVASVDLTRPVDAVRELRRAVTDLGMVALRVVPWLWNLPPNDRRYYPLLQACVELGIPFCTQIGHTGPLCPSEPGRPIPYLETVLLEFPELVVIGGHVGAPWIDEVLFLAKKFPNFYIDTSAYAVHRLPPALVDYMRESGRSRVLFGTNWPMLSAQRCLERLDELGLDADARDLYLGGNAARVFGI, encoded by the coding sequence ATGACACGAGTGATCGACGCGTGGTCCCAGCAGCCGAACGAGTTGTTCATGCGTCAGCCGTGGCTGCGGCCGCTGCTGCGCTGGACCCGCCAAGAAGACCTGCCGGCCCTGCCCATCGACGTCACGCTGAAGGCGATGGACGACGCCGGCGTCGAGAAGTCGTTGCTGTGCGCGTGGGTCGGGCCGCATGGCGCATTGATCGACAACGACGAGACGGCGGCGCACGTGCGCGCGCATCCCGACCGGTTCGCCGGCGTCGCCTCCGTGGACCTCACCCGCCCGGTCGACGCCGTCCGTGAATTACGCCGGGCGGTAACCGATCTGGGCATGGTGGCGCTGCGCGTGGTCCCCTGGCTGTGGAACCTGCCGCCCAACGACCGCCGCTACTATCCGCTGCTGCAGGCCTGCGTCGAACTCGGCATCCCGTTCTGCACACAGATCGGACACACCGGGCCACTCTGTCCGTCCGAGCCCGGCCGGCCGATCCCCTATCTGGAGACGGTCCTGCTCGAATTCCCCGAACTCGTGGTCATCGGCGGTCACGTCGGCGCGCCGTGGATCGACGAAGTGCTGTTCCTGGCCAAGAAGTTTCCGAACTTCTACATCGACACCTCGGCCTACGCCGTCCATCGCCTGCCCCCGGCGCTGGTGGACTACATGCGTGAATCCGGCCGCAGCCGAGTACTTTTCGGAACGAACTGGCCGATGCTGTCCGCACAACGGTGTCTCGAGCGACTCGATGAGCTGGGCCTCGACGCCGATGCGCGCGACCTTTACCTCGGCGGCAATGCGGCCCGGGTTTTCGGGATCTGA
- a CDS encoding TetR/AcrR family transcriptional regulator gives MAPPDRFRARKQPKQQRSAETRQRILDAAARVFAEFGYRGGTSNRIADAANISIGSLYQYFPNKDAILAALTDAHIDAGATLLAERAAAGMPSELEDQLRLFTRATIDNHRDDPHLHRVLFAEAPRSPALLARLRDTEERAVAAAYELLARHSDVQVPDLKFAARMTIATIESLTHRLIACAQPADAQQLEDSIVDMLATYLRG, from the coding sequence GTGGCACCACCGGATCGGTTCCGCGCCCGCAAGCAGCCCAAACAACAACGGTCCGCCGAGACCCGGCAACGAATCCTCGATGCAGCTGCTCGCGTTTTCGCCGAGTTCGGCTATCGCGGCGGCACCAGCAATCGCATCGCCGACGCGGCGAACATCTCGATCGGTTCGCTCTACCAGTACTTTCCGAACAAGGACGCGATCCTGGCCGCTCTCACCGATGCCCATATCGACGCCGGGGCAACGCTGTTGGCGGAGCGGGCCGCTGCGGGAATGCCGTCCGAACTGGAAGATCAACTGCGGCTGTTCACGCGCGCAACCATCGACAATCACCGGGACGATCCGCATCTGCACCGGGTGTTGTTCGCGGAGGCGCCGAGGTCACCGGCGCTCCTGGCCCGGCTGCGCGACACCGAAGAACGTGCCGTCGCGGCGGCATATGAGCTTCTGGCCCGGCATTCCGACGTTCAGGTCCCTGATCTGAAATTCGCGGCCCGGATGACGATCGCGACCATCGAGTCGCTCACGCACCGGCTCATCGCCTGCGCACAGCCCGCCGACGCGCAGCAGCTGGAGGATTCGATCGTCGACATGCTGGCAACATATCTGCGGGGCTAG
- a CDS encoding bile acid:sodium symporter family protein yields the protein MNLLAKLRIDGFLLGLFAAMAIGVLLPARGDAGEAVETATKVAIAVLFLLYGTRLEPREALEGLKHWRLHTTVLAATFVLFPLLGLAMKMLVPSVLTDGLYTGMLYLCLLPSTVQSSIAFTSIARGNVAAAVVSASASNLLGIFLTPLLVTLLMTTTGAATVSANSVLEIVVQLLLPFLAGQLLRSKLHRVLSHTTLTKVVDRGSVYLVVYAAFSAGMAEHIWTGMKVTNVLAVIAVSVVLLAVVLGITAGVARLLKFDRADRIVIIFCGSKKSLATGLPMATVLFAGHPVGLIVLPLMIFHQIQLITCAMLAGRWGRQADAEAAEVDLAVARG from the coding sequence GTGAACCTGCTCGCCAAGCTCCGCATCGACGGCTTCCTGCTCGGGCTGTTCGCCGCGATGGCCATCGGCGTGCTGCTACCCGCACGCGGCGACGCCGGCGAGGCGGTCGAGACCGCGACCAAAGTCGCCATCGCGGTGTTGTTCCTGCTGTACGGCACGCGGCTGGAGCCGCGCGAGGCGCTTGAAGGGCTGAAACACTGGCGGCTGCACACCACGGTGCTGGCCGCGACTTTCGTGCTGTTTCCGCTGCTCGGGCTGGCGATGAAGATGCTGGTGCCGTCAGTGCTCACCGACGGGCTCTACACCGGCATGCTGTATCTGTGTCTGCTGCCGTCCACCGTGCAGTCGTCCATCGCGTTCACCTCGATCGCGCGCGGCAATGTCGCGGCGGCCGTCGTCAGTGCATCGGCATCGAACCTGCTGGGTATCTTCCTCACCCCGCTGTTGGTGACCCTGCTCATGACGACCACGGGCGCTGCCACGGTGTCGGCGAACTCGGTCCTGGAGATCGTCGTGCAGCTGTTGCTGCCGTTCCTCGCCGGCCAGTTGTTGCGGTCCAAGCTGCACCGCGTGCTCTCGCACACCACACTCACCAAGGTCGTCGACCGCGGTTCGGTCTACCTCGTCGTCTATGCGGCGTTCAGTGCCGGTATGGCCGAGCACATCTGGACGGGCATGAAGGTCACCAACGTGCTCGCGGTGATCGCCGTCAGTGTGGTGCTGCTCGCCGTCGTGCTCGGCATCACCGCCGGGGTGGCGCGGCTACTGAAGTTCGATCGAGCCGACCGCATCGTGATCATCTTCTGCGGATCGAAGAAGAGCCTGGCAACCGGGCTGCCGATGGCGACGGTGCTGTTCGCCGGGCATCCGGTGGGCCTGATCGTGTTGCCGCTCATGATCTTCCATCAGATTCAGCTGATCACCTGCGCGATGCTGGCCGGCCGCTGGGGGCGGCAGGCTGACGCCGAGGCGGCGGAAGTGGACCTCGCGGTCGCGCGGGGCTGA
- a CDS encoding LysR family transcriptional regulator, with amino-acid sequence MNMLDPELLRTFLAVERAGGFTAAGRLLGLRQSTVSGHIARLEQAVGRELFRRDTRNLALTADGAAMVGFAHDILDAQAKADRYFSESRPTGLIRLGASDDLVGRMLSDVLVEFRRSYPGVDLELVVGLSENLKTRMAAGELDLMVAKRLPGEQHGELLWRDRLVWAGRPGLTDITDPVPIVTYPPPSLTRHIALRELERERRSWRIACVSDSLLGLQAAALAGLGIIAHSESVLPQGLQPITDSRLPNLGHLEFVLLHRRSAPSEAEIALHDAIVAGAHRMRH; translated from the coding sequence ATCAATATGCTGGACCCTGAACTGCTGCGCACCTTCTTGGCAGTCGAGCGCGCGGGCGGGTTCACCGCAGCCGGGCGTCTGCTGGGCCTGCGCCAGTCGACGGTGAGCGGCCACATCGCCCGCCTCGAGCAGGCCGTCGGCCGCGAACTGTTCCGCCGCGACACCCGCAACCTGGCCCTCACCGCCGACGGCGCGGCGATGGTGGGCTTCGCGCACGACATCCTGGACGCACAGGCCAAAGCCGACCGCTACTTCTCCGAATCCCGACCCACGGGCCTCATCCGGCTGGGCGCCTCGGACGATCTGGTCGGCCGCATGCTCTCGGACGTACTGGTCGAGTTCCGCCGGTCCTACCCCGGCGTCGACCTCGAACTGGTCGTCGGGCTGAGCGAGAACCTCAAAACTCGAATGGCCGCAGGCGAATTGGATCTCATGGTGGCCAAACGCCTGCCCGGCGAACAACACGGTGAACTGCTGTGGCGCGACCGCCTGGTGTGGGCCGGCCGCCCCGGTCTGACCGACATCACCGACCCGGTGCCGATCGTGACGTACCCACCGCCGAGCCTGACCCGGCACATCGCACTACGCGAACTGGAACGCGAGCGCCGCAGCTGGCGCATCGCGTGCGTCAGCGACAGCCTGCTCGGTCTGCAGGCGGCGGCCCTCGCCGGGCTCGGCATCATCGCGCATTCCGAATCGGTTCTGCCACAGGGACTTCAACCGATCACCGACAGCCGGCTACCGAACCTCGGCCACCTGGAATTCGTCCTGCTGCACCGGCGCAGCGCACCATCGGAAGCCGAGATCGCGCTGCACGACGCCATCGTCGCCGGCGCACACCGCATGCGACACTGA
- a CDS encoding MarR family winged helix-turn-helix transcriptional regulator, translating into MAVERPTEAAGPRLADFMCFAIYSANLAYGKAYKPILDELGVTYTQYIAIVALWENDHQTVRGLGENLFLESNTLTPILKKLEAQGYVRRRRDPSDERQVIVSLTDAGRALREKALPMNLVAATGLPSDEFDRLQKAVVTLRDNLRDHAQAQSR; encoded by the coding sequence ATGGCTGTCGAGCGCCCGACCGAGGCCGCCGGTCCCCGGCTTGCCGACTTCATGTGTTTTGCGATCTACTCGGCGAATCTCGCTTACGGCAAGGCGTACAAGCCGATCCTCGACGAACTCGGTGTCACATATACCCAGTACATCGCGATCGTCGCGCTCTGGGAGAACGACCATCAGACCGTCCGTGGCCTGGGTGAAAACCTGTTCCTGGAGTCGAACACGCTGACCCCGATTCTCAAGAAGCTCGAAGCACAGGGTTACGTGCGCCGCCGGCGCGATCCGTCCGACGAGCGTCAGGTCATCGTCAGCCTCACCGATGCGGGCCGGGCGTTGCGTGAGAAGGCGCTACCGATGAATCTGGTGGCGGCGACCGGCTTGCCGTCCGACGAGTTCGACAGGCTGCAGAAGGCGGTGGTCACCTTGCGCGACAACCTTCGCGACCACGCGCAGGCGCAGTCCCGCTGA
- a CDS encoding organic hydroperoxide resistance protein, which yields MSTTTHDAVLYTGKTRTTGGRDGHAQSSDGRLDIRLDPPGSNRAGTNPEQLFAAGWSACFIGAMHIAAGKANVKLPAETAVDAEVDLCNVDGAYFLQARLHVSLPGIARDTARAIVDAAHQTCPYSKATRGNIGVVLSIA from the coding sequence ATGAGCACCACCACCCACGACGCCGTTCTCTACACCGGCAAGACCCGCACCACAGGCGGCCGCGACGGACACGCCCAAAGCTCCGACGGCCGGCTCGACATCCGCCTCGATCCCCCCGGCAGCAATCGCGCCGGCACCAATCCCGAGCAGCTGTTCGCGGCGGGGTGGTCCGCGTGCTTCATCGGCGCCATGCACATCGCGGCCGGCAAGGCGAACGTCAAACTGCCGGCCGAGACCGCCGTCGACGCCGAAGTCGATCTCTGCAACGTGGACGGCGCCTACTTCTTGCAGGCGCGCCTGCACGTCAGCCTGCCGGGCATCGCGCGGGACACGGCCCGGGCCATCGTGGACGCCGCACATCAAACCTGCCCGTATTCCAAAGCCACCCGCGGCAACATCGGCGTCGTGCTCAGCATCGCCTGA